A region from the Falco rusticolus isolate bFalRus1 chromosome 4, bFalRus1.pri, whole genome shotgun sequence genome encodes:
- the GIPC3 gene encoding LOW QUALITY PROTEIN: PDZ domain-containing protein GIPC3 (The sequence of the model RefSeq protein was modified relative to this genomic sequence to represent the inferred CDS: inserted 2 bases in 1 codon; deleted 1 base in 1 codon), with the protein MRRAGRISRQPQEGSPMENGVGQDPGTPEPPATEGTAAPRPPRARPRLVFHTQLAHGSPTGRIEGFTNVKELYAKIAEVFGISPTEILFCTLNTHKVDMQKLLGGQIGLEDFIFAHVRGETKEVEVTKTEDALGLTITDNGAGYAFIKVGVTDEFHHFIKDGALPGCWVTSLGPSSFPDLPPLPPVLPWVHPSPAMVQFAGGRDLMGGTPSLPADPVVRGHGTMAGCLCRVGWGLXICCVPLRGPQRIKEGSIINRIQTVCVGDSIEAINDHTIVGCRHYEVARMLRELPRAQPFTLRLVQPKKAFDMIGQRMRSSKSPSEGKVTSGKETLRLRAQGPAVLEEGPSLFEEEAARRVDDLLESYMGIRDSELASTMVEAAKESPSAAQLARGLDSVLGEFAFPQEFVAEVWAAVCHPKQGQE; encoded by the exons atgcggcgggcgggcaggatcagcaggcagccccaggagggCAGCCCCATGGAGAACGGCGTGGGGCAGGACCCAGGGACCCCCGAGCCACCTGCCACTGAGGGCACCGCAGCCCCCCGACCCCCCCGTGCCCGCCCCAGGCTGGTGTTTCACACGCAGCTGGCCCACGGCAGCCCCACGGGGCGCATCGAGGGCTTCACCAACGTCAAGGAGCTCTACGCCAAAATTGCGGAGGTCTTCGGCATCTCGCCCACCGAG ATCCTCTTTTGCACGCTCAACACGCATAAAGTAGAcatgcagaagctgctggggGGACAGATCGGCCTGGAGGACTTCATCTTTGCCCACGTCCGTGGTGAGACGAAGGAGGTGGAGGTGACCAAAACGGAGGATGCGCTTGGCCTCACCATCACGGACAATGGGGCCGGCTACGCTTTCATCAAGGTGGGCGTCACTGATGAGTTTCATCATTTCATCAAGGATGGGGCCTTGCCAGGATGCTGGGTGACATCCTTGGGGCCATCCTCCTTCCCTGACCTCCCCCCCCTTCCACCAGTTCTACCCTGGGTCCATCCAAGCCCTGCCATGGTGCAGTTTGCGGGGGGACGGGACCTGATGGGGGGGacaccctccctccctgct gATCCAGTTGTTAGAGGACATGGGACCATGGCGGGGTGTTTgtgcagggtgggatgggggct GATCTGTTGTGTCCCCCTCCGCGGTCCCCAGAGAATCAAGGAGGGGAGCATCATCAACCGCATCCAGACGGTGTGCGTGGGTGACAGCATCGAGGCCATCAATGACCACACCATCGTGGGCTGTCGTCACTACGAGGTGGCTCGGATGCTACGGGAGCTGCCCCGGGCTCAGCCCTTCACCCTCCGCCTGGTGCAGCCCAAAAAAGCCTTCG ACATGATCGGGCAGAGGATGCGGAGCAGCAAGTCCCCAAGCGAGGGCAAAGTGACCAGTGGGAAGGAGACGCTGCGGCTGCGGGCACAGGGACCAGCTGTGCTGGAAGAAGGG cccagcctcttTGAGGAGGAAGCCGCCCGGCGGGTGGACGACCTGCTGGAGAGCTACATGGGCATCCGTGACAGCGAGCTGG CCTCGACCATGGTGGAGGCGGCGAAGGAGAGCCCCAGCGCAGCCCAGCTTGCCCGTGGCTTGGACTCGGTGCTGGGCGAGTTCGCCTTCCCCCAGGAGTTCGTGGCAGAGGTGTGGGCAGCTGTCTGCCACCCCAAACAGGGGCAGGAGTag
- the HMG20B gene encoding SWI/SNF-related matrix-associated actin-dependent regulator of chromatin subfamily E member 1-related, with the protein MAHSAKQLPAGMLHATGKAQHGNFLVAIKQEKGESARASSEKPHGEEEPVKKRGWPKGKKRKKILPNGPKAPVTGYVRFLNERREQIRTQHPDLPFPEITKMLGAEWSKLQLSEKQRYLDEAEREKQQYMKELREYQQSEAYKMCTEKIQEKKIKKEDAGSAAVNTLLNGHPHKAGECSDTFSTFDVPIFTEEFLDQNKAREAELRRLRKMNTEFEEQNAILQKHTENMNCAKEKLEQELAQEERQTLALQQQLQSVRQALTTSFASLPIPGTGETPTLSTLDFYMAKLHSAIESNPLQHEKLVVRIKEILSRIASEHL; encoded by the exons ATGGCCCACAGCGCCAAGCAGCTGCCTGCCGGGATGCT GCATGCCACGGGCAAAGCTCAGCATGGAAACTTCCTGGTGGCCATCAAGCAGGAGAAGGGGGAGTCAGCACGGGCGAGCAGCGAGAAGCCGCATGGTGAGGAGGAG CCGGTGAAGAAGAGGGGGTGGCCCAAGggcaagaagaggaagaagatcCTTCCCAATGGCCCCAAAGCCCCTGTGACAGGCTATGTGCGTTTCCTGAACGAGCGGCGCGAGCAGATCCGCACGCAGCATCCTGACCTGCCCTTCCCAGAGATCACCAAGATGCTGGGGGCTGAGTGGAGCAAGCTGCAGCTTTCGGAGAAGCAG CGGTACCTGGACGAAGCGGAGCGGGAGAAGCAGCAGTACATGAAGGAGCTGCGGGAATACCAGCAATCGGAAGCCTACAAGATGTGCACAGAGAAGATCCAGGAGAAGAAGATCAAAAAAG agGATGCAGGCTCTGCGGCGGTGAACACCCTGCTGAATGGGCACCCGCACAAG GCTGGCGAGTGCAGTGACACCTTCTCCACCTTCGATGTGCCCATCTTCACGGAGGAGTTCTTGGACCAAAACAAAG CCCGGGAGGCTGAGCTGCGGCGCCTGCGGAAGATGAACACGGAGTTTGAGGAGCAGAACGCCATCCTGCAGAAGCACACGGAGAACATGAACTGTGCCAAGGagaagctggagcaggagctggcccaggaggagaggcagaccctggccctgcagcagcagctccagtccGTGCGGCAGGCTCTCACCACCAGCTTcgcctccctccccatccctg GCACCGGTGAAACCCCCACTCTGAGCACTCTGGACTTCTACATGGCCAAACTGCACAGTGCCATCGAGAGCAACCCGCTGCAGCATGAGAAGCTGGTGGTGCGCATCAAGGAGATCCTGTCCCGGATAGCCAG TGAACACTTGTGA
- the MFSD12 gene encoding major facilitator superfamily domain-containing protein 12 isoform X2, whose product MAEPPAGAAAGGAGLSLRARLSFAAGHFLNDLCASLWFTYLLLYLHAVLGYGHRLAGALLLAGQAADGLCTPLLGYETDRSAGCGRYGRRKSWHLAGTTCVLVSFPFIFNPCLGCKENTPQWAAFIYYLPFIIIFQFGWAATQISHLSLIPELVTSDHEKVELTAFRYAFTVMANITVYGLAWLLLNFQVDQPDRTEHLGIQDVPIFRNLSLIVVGLGAVFSLIFHLGTKEKPYPPGSPPQLDESTPLLQKESASSTHPLLIWKDWLLEPAFYQVAVLYMSTRLIVNLSQTYIAMYLTNSLLLPKKYIATIPLVMYISGFLSSFLMKPVNKWLGRNLTYFVGILVILAFASWVTLARQMGAEIYGAAALLGAGSATILVTSLSMTADLIGTNTRRLRLWRHELHRQDGQRPGRDGDPEPAPVPDRALLPCLRQLLPLGDGVGHRRHCHRRHRLSVLHHGLAHPYPLPWPWLRGGGGSPVLVRGAVLWQGWLWGCAWPCLQRGTLMMLPACRG is encoded by the exons ATGGCGGAGCCcccggcgggggccgcggccggcggAGCGGGGCTGTCCCTGCGGGCGCGGCTGAGCTTCGCGGCCGGGCACTTCCTGAACGACCTGTGCGCCTCGCTGTGGTTCACCTACCTGCTGCTGTACCTGCACGCCGTGCTGGGCTACGGGCACCGCCTGGCCGGCGCGCTGCTGCTGGCGGGGCAGGCGGCCGACGGGCTCTGCACGCCGCTGCTCGGCTACGAGACCGACCGCTCCGCCGGCTGCGGCCGCTACGGCCGGAGGAAGTCCTGGCACCTGGCCG GCACTACCTGTGTCCTCGTGTCCTTCCCCTTCATCTTCAACCCCTGCCTGGGTTGCAAGGAGAACACGCCACAGTGGGCAGCCTTCATCTACTACCTCCctttcatcatcatcttccaGTTCGGCTGGGCGGCCACACAGATCTCCCACCTGTCCCTCATCCCCGAGCTGGTGACCAGTGACCATGAGAAGGTGGAGCTCACAGCTTTCAG GTATGCCTTTACTGTCATGGCCAATATCACTGTGTACGGCCTGGCCTGGCTCCTGCTGAACTTCCAGGTAGACCAGCCTGACCGCACAGAGCACCTCGGCATCCAGGATGTCCCTATATTCCGG AACCTGTCCCTCATtgtggtggggctgggagccgTGTTCTCCCTCATCTTCCACCTGGGCACCAAAGAGAAGCCGTACCCACCGGGCTCGCCGCCCCAGCTGGACGAGAGCACGCCGCTGCTGCAGAAGGAGTCTGCGAGCTCCACGCACCCGCTGCTCATCTGGAAAGACTGGCTGCTGGAGCCTGCCTTCTACCAG GTGGCGGTGCTCTACATGTCCACCCGGCTCATCGTCAACCTGTCCCAGACCTACATCGCCATGTACCTGACCAActcgctgctgctgcccaag AAATACATCGCCACCATCCCCCTGGTGATGTACATCAGTGgcttcctctcttccttccttatGAAGCCTGTGAATAAGTGGCTGGGTCGAAAT CTGACGTACTTCGTGGGCATCCTGGTGATCTTGGCCTTCGCCTCCTGGGTGACTCTGGCCAGGCAGATGGGAGCGGAGATCTACGGGGCGGCCGCGCTGCTCGGGGCTGGTTCCGCCACTATCCTGGTCACCTCCCTCTCCATGACAGCAGACCTCATCGGCACCAACACG cgGCGCCTTCGTCTATGGCGCCATGAGCTTCACCGACAAGATGGCCAACGGCCTGGCCGTGATGGTGATCCAGAACCTGCACCCGTGCCC GACCgagctctgctgccctgcctgcgtCAGCTTCTACCACTGGGTGATGGTGTTGGTCACCGGAGGCATTGCCATCGTCGCCATCGCCTCTCTGTGCTGCATCATGGTCTGGCCCATCCGTATCCGCTACC ATGGCCCTGGCTgcggggaggtggtgggagccCCGTCCTGGTGAGAGGTGCggtgctgtggcagggctggctgtggggatgCGCGTGGCCCTGCCTGCAGCGGGGGACCCTCATG atgctgcctgcctgcaggggCTGA
- the MFSD12 gene encoding major facilitator superfamily domain-containing protein 12 isoform X3: MAEPPAGAAAGGAGLSLRARLSFAAGHFLNDLCASLWFTYLLLYLHAVLGYGHRLAGALLLAGQAADGLCTPLLGYETDRSAGCGRYGRRKSWHLAGTTCVLVSFPFIFNPCLGCKENTPQWAAFIYYLPFIIIFQFGWAATQISHLSLIPELVTSDHEKVELTAFRYAFTVMANITVYGLAWLLLNFQVDQPDRTEHLGIQDVPIFRNLSLIVVGLGAVFSLIFHLGTKEKPYPPGSPPQLDESTPLLQKESASSTHPLLIWKDWLLEPAFYQVAVLYMSTRLIVNLSQTYIAMYLTNSLLLPKKYIATIPLVMYISGFLSSFLMKPVNKWLGRNLTYFVGILVILAFASWVTLARQMGAEIYGAAALLGAGSATILVTSLSMTADLIGTNTHSGAFVYGAMSFTDKMANGLAVMVIQNLHPCPTELCCPACVSFYHWVMVLVTGGIAIVAIASLCCIMVWPIRIRYHAACLQGLSGAGTPYGGMESTEGRSQSSTIN; the protein is encoded by the exons ATGGCGGAGCCcccggcgggggccgcggccggcggAGCGGGGCTGTCCCTGCGGGCGCGGCTGAGCTTCGCGGCCGGGCACTTCCTGAACGACCTGTGCGCCTCGCTGTGGTTCACCTACCTGCTGCTGTACCTGCACGCCGTGCTGGGCTACGGGCACCGCCTGGCCGGCGCGCTGCTGCTGGCGGGGCAGGCGGCCGACGGGCTCTGCACGCCGCTGCTCGGCTACGAGACCGACCGCTCCGCCGGCTGCGGCCGCTACGGCCGGAGGAAGTCCTGGCACCTGGCCG GCACTACCTGTGTCCTCGTGTCCTTCCCCTTCATCTTCAACCCCTGCCTGGGTTGCAAGGAGAACACGCCACAGTGGGCAGCCTTCATCTACTACCTCCctttcatcatcatcttccaGTTCGGCTGGGCGGCCACACAGATCTCCCACCTGTCCCTCATCCCCGAGCTGGTGACCAGTGACCATGAGAAGGTGGAGCTCACAGCTTTCAG GTATGCCTTTACTGTCATGGCCAATATCACTGTGTACGGCCTGGCCTGGCTCCTGCTGAACTTCCAGGTAGACCAGCCTGACCGCACAGAGCACCTCGGCATCCAGGATGTCCCTATATTCCGG AACCTGTCCCTCATtgtggtggggctgggagccgTGTTCTCCCTCATCTTCCACCTGGGCACCAAAGAGAAGCCGTACCCACCGGGCTCGCCGCCCCAGCTGGACGAGAGCACGCCGCTGCTGCAGAAGGAGTCTGCGAGCTCCACGCACCCGCTGCTCATCTGGAAAGACTGGCTGCTGGAGCCTGCCTTCTACCAG GTGGCGGTGCTCTACATGTCCACCCGGCTCATCGTCAACCTGTCCCAGACCTACATCGCCATGTACCTGACCAActcgctgctgctgcccaag AAATACATCGCCACCATCCCCCTGGTGATGTACATCAGTGgcttcctctcttccttccttatGAAGCCTGTGAATAAGTGGCTGGGTCGAAAT CTGACGTACTTCGTGGGCATCCTGGTGATCTTGGCCTTCGCCTCCTGGGTGACTCTGGCCAGGCAGATGGGAGCGGAGATCTACGGGGCGGCCGCGCTGCTCGGGGCTGGTTCCGCCACTATCCTGGTCACCTCCCTCTCCATGACAGCAGACCTCATCGGCACCAACACG cacagcgGCGCCTTCGTCTATGGCGCCATGAGCTTCACCGACAAGATGGCCAACGGCCTGGCCGTGATGGTGATCCAGAACCTGCACCCGTGCCC GACCgagctctgctgccctgcctgcgtCAGCTTCTACCACTGGGTGATGGTGTTGGTCACCGGAGGCATTGCCATCGTCGCCATCGCCTCTCTGTGCTGCATCATGGTCTGGCCCATCCGTATCCGCTACC atgctgcctgcctgcaggggCTGAGCGGAGCGGGGACCCCCTACGGCGGGATGGAGAGTACGGAGGGAAGGAGCCAGAGCAGCACCATCAACTGA
- the MFSD12 gene encoding major facilitator superfamily domain-containing protein 12 isoform X1, whose translation MAEPPAGAAAGGAGLSLRARLSFAAGHFLNDLCASLWFTYLLLYLHAVLGYGHRLAGALLLAGQAADGLCTPLLGYETDRSAGCGRYGRRKSWHLAGTTCVLVSFPFIFNPCLGCKENTPQWAAFIYYLPFIIIFQFGWAATQISHLSLIPELVTSDHEKVELTAFRYAFTVMANITVYGLAWLLLNFQVDQPDRTEHLGIQDVPIFRNLSLIVVGLGAVFSLIFHLGTKEKPYPPGSPPQLDESTPLLQKESASSTHPLLIWKDWLLEPAFYQVAVLYMSTRLIVNLSQTYIAMYLTNSLLLPKKYIATIPLVMYISGFLSSFLMKPVNKWLGRNLTYFVGILVILAFASWVTLARQMGAEIYGAAALLGAGSATILVTSLSMTADLIGTNTRRLRLWRHELHRQDGQRPGRDGDPEPAPVPDRALLPCLRQLLPLGDGVGHRRHCHRRHRLSVLHHGLAHPYPLPCCLPAGAERSGDPLRRDGEYGGKEPEQHHQLSRTPVLGPRGAQAAQLCPGGPCRSGWRWALRLAPCPVSPALCTGLWPPSPAPCPGTCEGCRPVLAHV comes from the exons ATGGCGGAGCCcccggcgggggccgcggccggcggAGCGGGGCTGTCCCTGCGGGCGCGGCTGAGCTTCGCGGCCGGGCACTTCCTGAACGACCTGTGCGCCTCGCTGTGGTTCACCTACCTGCTGCTGTACCTGCACGCCGTGCTGGGCTACGGGCACCGCCTGGCCGGCGCGCTGCTGCTGGCGGGGCAGGCGGCCGACGGGCTCTGCACGCCGCTGCTCGGCTACGAGACCGACCGCTCCGCCGGCTGCGGCCGCTACGGCCGGAGGAAGTCCTGGCACCTGGCCG GCACTACCTGTGTCCTCGTGTCCTTCCCCTTCATCTTCAACCCCTGCCTGGGTTGCAAGGAGAACACGCCACAGTGGGCAGCCTTCATCTACTACCTCCctttcatcatcatcttccaGTTCGGCTGGGCGGCCACACAGATCTCCCACCTGTCCCTCATCCCCGAGCTGGTGACCAGTGACCATGAGAAGGTGGAGCTCACAGCTTTCAG GTATGCCTTTACTGTCATGGCCAATATCACTGTGTACGGCCTGGCCTGGCTCCTGCTGAACTTCCAGGTAGACCAGCCTGACCGCACAGAGCACCTCGGCATCCAGGATGTCCCTATATTCCGG AACCTGTCCCTCATtgtggtggggctgggagccgTGTTCTCCCTCATCTTCCACCTGGGCACCAAAGAGAAGCCGTACCCACCGGGCTCGCCGCCCCAGCTGGACGAGAGCACGCCGCTGCTGCAGAAGGAGTCTGCGAGCTCCACGCACCCGCTGCTCATCTGGAAAGACTGGCTGCTGGAGCCTGCCTTCTACCAG GTGGCGGTGCTCTACATGTCCACCCGGCTCATCGTCAACCTGTCCCAGACCTACATCGCCATGTACCTGACCAActcgctgctgctgcccaag AAATACATCGCCACCATCCCCCTGGTGATGTACATCAGTGgcttcctctcttccttccttatGAAGCCTGTGAATAAGTGGCTGGGTCGAAAT CTGACGTACTTCGTGGGCATCCTGGTGATCTTGGCCTTCGCCTCCTGGGTGACTCTGGCCAGGCAGATGGGAGCGGAGATCTACGGGGCGGCCGCGCTGCTCGGGGCTGGTTCCGCCACTATCCTGGTCACCTCCCTCTCCATGACAGCAGACCTCATCGGCACCAACACG cgGCGCCTTCGTCTATGGCGCCATGAGCTTCACCGACAAGATGGCCAACGGCCTGGCCGTGATGGTGATCCAGAACCTGCACCCGTGCCC GACCgagctctgctgccctgcctgcgtCAGCTTCTACCACTGGGTGATGGTGTTGGTCACCGGAGGCATTGCCATCGTCGCCATCGCCTCTCTGTGCTGCATCATGGTCTGGCCCATCCGTATCCGCTACC atgctgcctgcctgcaggggCTGAGCGGAGCGGGGACCCCCTACGGCGGGATGGAGAGTACGGAGGGAAGGAGCCAGAGCAGCACCATCAACTGAGCAGGACCCCTGTCCTCGGCCCCCGCggtgcccaggctgcccagctctgcccggGGGGACCCTGCCGCAGCGGATGGCGCTGGGCTCTGCGGCTGGCCCCCTGCCCCGTCTCCCCGGCACTTTGCACTGGACTgtggccccccagccccgcgccctGCCCGGGGACATGTGAAGGATGTCGCCCTGTGCTCGCACACGTGTAA
- the LOC119146619 gene encoding GRAM domain-containing protein 2A-like isoform X2 encodes MPWPPLQLSKHATGYRKAFGELAEREALLACFSCAWQKEVPYHGRLYISSHHICFHASLLLKDIKVVVPIASVSTLKKANTALLVPNALSIRTASGEKFLFVLLRQREATYQVLKSVCKHLQDKSWNSLSNKEVLRKSRTSSQSDLEQSTPEPDSLQDLPDGLIPMPRQAKEEDEEDEEAAALALNSRGSHTALWAWITAQLSSRNTIILIYLLLMVALLLSSGYLGLRIVELEQQLESMGAWPDPKHLQQ; translated from the exons ATGCCCTGGCCGCCCCTGCAGCTGAGCAAGCATGCCACCGGCTACCGCAAAGCCTTTGGGGAGCTCGCCGAGCGGGAGGCACTGCTGGCCTGCTTCTCCTGCGCCTGGCAGAAAGAGGTGCCCTACCACGGCCGCCTCTACATCTCCTCCCACCACATCTGCTTCCACGCCAGCCTCCTGCTCAAGGACATCAAG GTGGTGGTCCCCATCGCTTCCGTCTCGACCCTCAAGAAGGCCAACACAGCGCTCCTGGTGCCCAACGCGCTCAGCATCCGCACAGCCAGTGGGGAGAAG TTCCTCTTCGTGTTGCTGCGCCAGCGGGAAGCCACGTACCAGGTCCTCAAGTCAGTCTGCAAACACCTGCAG GACAAGAGCTGGAACTCTCTGAGCAACAAGGAAGTCCTTAGGAAGTCTCGG ACCTCAAGCCAGTCGGACCTGGAGCAGAGCACCCCGGAGCCCGACAGCCTCCAGGATCTACCAG ATGGGCTGATCCCGATGCCAAGGCAAGcgaaggaggaggatgaggaggatgAAGAGGCGGCGGCGCTGGCTCTGAACAGCA gggGATCCCACACTGCGCTATGGGCCTGGATCACTGCGCAGCTGAGCTCCCGCAACACCATCATCCTCATCTACCTGCTGCT TATGGTGGCCCTGCTGTTGTCATCGGGGTACCTCGGTCTGCGCATCgtggagctggagcagcagctggagtccATGGGGGCTTGGCCAGACCCCAAGCATTTGCAGCAGTGA
- the LOC119146619 gene encoding uncharacterized protein LOC119146619 isoform X1: MPWPPLQLSKHATGYRKAFGELAEREALLACFSCAWQKEVPYHGRLYISSHHICFHASLLLKDIKVVVPIASVSTLKKANTALLVPNALSIRTASGEKFLFVLLRQREATYQVLKSVCKHLQDKSWNSLSNKEVLRKSRVRPGNAGQEGFSGGRCSPSPLGCDGGGCGPATWKGFKWRHGVEKPQPRAAQTPGPSGFLLGTGMSPIGSHPCPHGCGVSALGTCTTTRSCPLSDLKPVGPGAEHPGARQPPGSTRWADPDAKASEGGG, encoded by the exons ATGCCCTGGCCGCCCCTGCAGCTGAGCAAGCATGCCACCGGCTACCGCAAAGCCTTTGGGGAGCTCGCCGAGCGGGAGGCACTGCTGGCCTGCTTCTCCTGCGCCTGGCAGAAAGAGGTGCCCTACCACGGCCGCCTCTACATCTCCTCCCACCACATCTGCTTCCACGCCAGCCTCCTGCTCAAGGACATCAAG GTGGTGGTCCCCATCGCTTCCGTCTCGACCCTCAAGAAGGCCAACACAGCGCTCCTGGTGCCCAACGCGCTCAGCATCCGCACAGCCAGTGGGGAGAAG TTCCTCTTCGTGTTGCTGCGCCAGCGGGAAGCCACGTACCAGGTCCTCAAGTCAGTCTGCAAACACCTGCAG GACAAGAGCTGGAACTCTCTGAGCAACAAGGAAGTCCTTAGGAAGTCTCGGGTAAGGCCAGGAAATGCTGGGCAGGAGGGTTTCAGCGGAGGGaggtgcagccccagcccactggGCTGTGATGGGGGTGGTTGCGGTCCTGCCACCTGGAAAGGCTTTAAGTGGAGACACGGAGTTGAAAAGccgcagcccagggcagcccagaCCCCAGGACCCTCAGGTTTCCTCCTTGGGACTGGCATGAGTCCCATCGGGTCCCACCCGTGTCCCCATGGCTGTGGGGTGAGTGCTCTGGGGACGTGCACCACCACCAGGTCTTGTCCTCTGTCAGACCTCAAGCCAGTCGGACCTGGAGCAGAGCACCCCGGAGCCCGACAGCCTCCAGGATCTACCAG ATGGGCTGATCCCGATGCCAAGGCAAGcgaaggaggaggatga